A single window of Colletotrichum destructivum chromosome 9, complete sequence DNA harbors:
- a CDS encoding Putative vacuolar protein sorting-associated protein, with protein sequence MATIFQSFRSSTLSKRLLIYALRRLELLDEETLDMENLQFALGRTTTAEFKDVGVRLKKLERLLQLPTSFQVQKAKVLKLNVTVPVDFYTSPIIIEIDGVDVRLKVSTAGEDNKSKAAAAPTTSNEDESKGLPNTVNLAESFLNEDAALKDTKLADEKRRLEDALAAETQDLGGSTLSESSTSDDGSQFGTGQALSLPGFLAGFLQGIVDRIQVRIRGVTFQLDVEVPVEPNSTTPELVTFQLALDRIDVEGVTAEARNDEGAPTIVPKDGKRHIALSKIRAYLISEANVFSQFARSPSVSSPAVSQSPSFSERASASRHSSFRPTMQDSYLSDSADLSEVDDALLQDSEDAFNIPYDFSGQTEEPVEEEEVNTPRASIYQDFSPRGHVPMSQSTVVGDDNRAAPWASFQREARSEPSLQPIEGMQTADLLDFGTPEASQHSSTTGHSSSPGAGEDLAQSHLFTHEEAESMYMSAFSQAEPQPEGPRMPGGWDADSSPEASPQVKKASPVPRKPSPPAFEAAPDIPESATPKYHDAPASPRPQTPPSKIESSEPSFEDAREPRQSPRILEKDELRDHLADTLAQADDVATPRGPTRLVKELVSLQNISLYVPSLHQHQHVHAPLDAQASVMSHNAASTGLAKSVAPQVPGAFSVYSTSPGMRSSFAPRSPGLTTTEPDSDGPLEVQLSPLEIRFDASLAYLLAVVVGKLLDALKGNARSTPVPKPTGAAKEQQESTIPDIKVVFEKISLHFLHQLGGVADTAERILGSPRLQLQPEILLRTDLDNLSVSLKNSKKTLETTVDLEKFRFGYAKDDIISFDQSLQMRASVMDKFPSAGSDISVKVIKLSDSIRTEVTTLPLLVQLDLQRLDETFSWFGGLSSFLNMSSSMSSSASPSVRSPVQPPPKPRGVHFDAPINPDDKSASAENKIDMRIGGFNLELKGKECSVGLETSAVKMVSRELGIGFAISKVRLAGPYIRYSRGEPPISADIGGVRFEYLATPKDKDLERLLELIIPSKAKFDQGDDEIMVDTLLRQRRKGGVLRVTFDQFSVRVDRMHQLNCLPVLGDEVARLATVAKYLPEDDRPGILLLAEVKELAAVVDFGGKLGVLNANLRNFEVAQITVPSLVAFGVHAISVNRNHREDLVSSSTTLPPGTLTQGPVLMVRMIGDEMEPVIKIKMRDVTIDYRVPTIMDVLGLADDATPQDFEASLAASVANLGEQAHTALAGKRPQTTTRLPDPARPNSKPMTVDLVLRDCLIGLNPLNLPSKLLIALTDARFQVVLPKDVDTTASLDLNKASILLIDDVANVGASSTVNRRQSADMSSQQVSRLVSQGFVSICYISSAKAVVKVSETPDDGEKHVDIELRDDLLVLETCADSTQTLITLANALTPPTPPSKENKYRTSVVPVQDLLASISAEAFGKAEGDYDFDKDFELAQELGGSDEYDAASDSSPLQIDSRYYGDAGGPSEPLFDAEGSITSNATTTQDTHDGVLLTSFNASASHHSDDGSDLVIHEHFFDKGPETDGRAQVWNSSKNSYDRAPKELVRRSPLRVSVRDVHVIWNLFDGYDWERTRDVISKAVQDVENKAYERRRRSDRAVFEDDAEEDETVIGDFLFNSIYIGISTKQDPRELAQMVNQELNDNATETESLATTAFTTTTSRAGGSRPKKRLRLNRSKHHKITFELQGVNVDLIAFPPESGETQSSIDVRIQTLDVFDHVPTSTWKKFATYDQDAGEREMGTSMVHLELLNVKPQMDLAASEMVLRVTVLPLRLHVDQDALDFITRFFEFKDDSAPVHSSTSDVPFLQRVEVHDIPVKLDFKPKRVDYAGLKSGRTTEFMNFIILDEARMTLRHTIIYGVSGFDRMGKILNDIWMPDVKGTQLAGVLAGLAPVRGIVNIGSGFKELIEVPMREYKKDGRIVRSIGKGAAAFARTTGTEMVKFGAKLAIGTQYALQGAEGLLNKPQADNTWEEADLDPEEKKQISLYADQPTGVIQGLRGGYSSLTRDLNMARDAIIAVPGEVMDSQSAQGLAKAVWKRAPTIIFRPAIGATKVIGQTLMGATNSLDPQNRRRAEEKYKRH encoded by the exons ATGGCGACGATATTCCAGAGCTTCCGAAGCTCGACCCTGTCGAAGCGTCTGCTCATCTACGCTCTGCGGCGTCTGGAgctcctggacgaggagacgCTGGACATGGAAAACCTGCAGTTCGCCCTCGGCAGAACCACCACGGCCGAGTTCAAGGATGTCGGAGTGCGCCTCAAG AAACTCGAGCGACTCCTGCAACTCCCCACCTCGTTCCAAGTTCAAAAAGCAAAAGTGCTAAAGCTCAACGTCACGGTCCCCGTCGATTTCTACACGAGCCCTATCATTATCGAGattgatggcgtcgacgtgcGCCTAAAGGTGTCCACCGCCGGCGAAGACAACAAGAgcaaggcggccgccgcccccacAACATCAAATGAAGACGAGTCCAAGGGACTGCCGAACACCGTTAACCTCGCCGAGTCGTTCCTCAACGAGGATGCTGCTTTGAAAGATACCAAActggccgacgagaagaggaGGTTGGAGGATGCCCTGGCCGCCGAAACGCAGGACCTCGGCGGTTCGACCTTAAGCGAAAGCTCCACGAGCGACGACGGTAGTCAGTTCGGCACAGGCCAGGCGCTGTCGCTCCCGGGGTTTCTGGCCGGCTTCCTCCAGGGCATCGTCGATCGTATCCAGGTCCGTATCCGGGGAGTCACCTTCCAGCTGGACGTCGAGGTCCCTGTCGAGCCCAACTCGACAACGCCTGAGCTGGTCACTTTCCAGCTCGCCCTCGATCGCATAGATGTCGAAGGCGTCACCGCGGAGGCACGCAACGACGAAGGTGCGCCGACGATAGTGCCAAAGGACGGCAAACGCCACATTGCCTTGTCCAAGATCCGTGCCTACCTGATATCAGAGGCGAACGTTTTTTCGCAGTTTGCGCGCTCTCCCTCCGTCTCGTCACCCGCCGTCTCGCAGTCTCCGTCGTTCAGCGAGCGCGCTTCCGCATCGAGACACAGCTCCTTCCGACCGACTATGCAGGACAGTTATCTTTCCGACTCAGCAGACCTCTCCGAAGTTGACGATGCGCTCCTGCAGGACAGCGAAGATGCGTTTAACATACCGTACGACTTTTCCGGCCAGACGGAGGAACctgtcgaggaggaggaagtgaACACACCCAGGGCCTCGATATACCAGGACTTttctcctcgaggccatgttCCAATGTCCCAGTCCACCGTCGTGGGAGACGATAACCGTGCTGCGCCGTGGGCGAGCTTCCAGCGGGAGGCGAGATCAGAGCCCTCGCTCCAGCCCATTGAGGGCATGCAGACagccgacctgctggactTTGGAACACCCGAAGCATCGCAGCACTCAAGCACGACAGGCCACAGCTCGAGTCCTGGGGCAGGCGAGGATTTGGCGCAGTCGCACCTGTTCACCCACGAGGAGGCTGAGAGCATGTACATGAGTGCCTTTTCTCAAGCCGAGCCACAGCCAGAAGGACCAAGGATGCCAGGCGGCTGGGATGCGGATTCGAGCCCGGAAGCCTCGCCTCAAGTCAAAAAGGCGAGTCCAGTCCCGCGCAAACCGTCACCACCCGCGTTCGAGGCAGCTCCAGATATCCCCGAGTCAGCGACCCCCAAGTATCATGATGCACCTGCATCTCCGCGGCCACAGACACCGCCATCGAAAATCGAGTCTTCTGAGCCCAGCTTTGAAGATGCGCGGGAGCCAAGGCAGTCTCCACGGATCCTCGAAAAAGACGAACTAAGGGATCATCTGGCAGATACACTCGCGCAGGCGGACGATGTGGCGACCCCGAGAGGACCTACCAGATTGGTGAAGGAGCTTGTATCTCTCCAGAACATATCGCTATACGTCCCATCACtacaccagcaccagcatgTACATGCGCCACTCGATGCACAAGCCTCTGTTATGAGCCATAATGCGGCGTCAACCGGTCTTGCCAAATCAGTTGCGCCTCAAGTCCCGGGAGCCTTCTCAGTGTACTCTACATCACCAGGAATGAGGTCAAGCTtcgcgccgaggtcgccagGACTCACTACGACCGAGCCAGACAGTGATGGGCCTCTGGAGGTACAACTATCCCCTCTGGAGATCCGTTTCGATGCCTCGCTGGCgtacctcctcgccgtcgtcgttggcaaGTTGCTCGATGCGTTGAAGGGCAATGCCCGCTCTACTCCTGTCCCGAAGCCGACTGGGGCTGCAAAGGAACAGCAGGAGTCCACAATACCTGACATCAAAGTCGTATTCGAGAAGATCTCGCTCCATTTTCTCCACCAACTTGGCGGTGTTGCCGACACTGCGGAAAGAATCCTGGGTTCTCCGAGATTGCAGCTACAGCCAGAGATCCTTCTCCGCACCGATCTCGACAACCTGAGCGTGTCGCTCAAGAACTCCAAGAAAACCCTAGAAACGACAGTGGACCTTGAAAAATTCCGCTTTGGCTATGCGAAAGACGACATCATCTCGTTTGACCAAAGCCTCCAGATGCGTGCTTCCGTCATGGACAAATTCCCTTCGGCCGGCTCAGACATATCTGTCAAGGTGATAAAATTATCTGACTCGATTCGTACAGAAGTCACGACCTTGCCATTGCTGGTGCAACTCGATCTACAAAGACTAGATGAGACATTCAGTTGGTTTGGTGGCTTGAGTAGTTTCCTCAACATGAGCTCTTCCATGTCATCAAGCGCCTCCCCATCTGTCAGGTCGCCTGTGCAGCCGCCTCCAAAACCCCGTGGAGTTCACTTCGACGCGCCGATCAACCCAGATGACAAGTCAGCATCGGCCGAAAACAAGATTGACATGCGGATTGGAGGCTTCAATCTCGAACTGAAGGGCAAGGAGTGCAGCGTTGGCTTGGAGACCAGTGCCGTTAAGATGGTGAGCCGAGAACTGGGCATCGGCTTTGCGATCAGCAAAGTCCGACTCGCTGGACCTTACATAAGATACTCTCGAGGTGAACCGCCTATTTCGGCGGATATTGGAGGTGTGCGCTTCGAGTACCTCGCGACGCCAAAGGACAAGGATCTCGAAAGgcttctcgagctcatcATCCCTTCCAAGGCCAAATTTGAccagggcgacgatgagatCATGGTGGACACGCTTCTACGGCAACGGCGCAAGGGCGGCGTCCTGCGAGTCACATTTGATCAGTTCAGCGTCAGGGTCGACCGGATGCATCAACTGAACTGCCTTCCCGTACTGGGAGATGAGGTGGCGCGACTTGCCACCGTTGCTAAGTATCTTCCGGAAGACGACCGCCCTGGCATCCTCCTTCTAGCCGAAGTCAAGGAGCTGGCTGCGGTTGTCGATTTTGGCGGAAAGCTCGGCGTGCTGAACGCGAACCTCCGAAACTTCGAGGTCGCTCAGATTACGGTGCCGTCGCTGGTGGCATTCGGCGTGCATGCTATCTCTGTGAATCGCAACCACCGAGAGGACCTCGTGAgttcatcgacgacattgccGCCCGGAACGCTCACCCAAGGGCCCGTGCTCATGGTACGCATGATTGGAGATGAGATGGAGCCGGTGATTAAAATCAAGATGCGCGATGTGACGATTGATTACCGTGTGCCGACGATCATGGACGTCCTTGGGCTTGCAGACGATGCAACGCCTCAAGACTTCGAAGCCAGCCTGGCCGCTTCTGTGGCCAATCTCGGCGAGCAAGCACATACTGCTCTGGCCGGCAAGAGGCCTCAGACCACGACTCGGCTGCCAGATCCTGCTCGACCTAACAGTAAGCCTATGACGGTCGACCTGGTTCTTCGCGATTGCTTAATCGGCCTAAACCCCCTGAACCTGCCCTCGAAACTTCTCATCGCCCTGACTGATGCCCGGTTCCAAGTGGTGCTCCCCAAGGACGTGGATACCACGGCAAGTCTGGACTTAAACAAGGCCTCGATCTTGCTCATCGACGATGTGGCTAACGTAGGTGCGAGCTCAACTGTCAATCGTCGGCAGTCGGCCGACATGTCGTCCCAGCAGGTATCTCGACTGGTTTCGCAGGGGTTCGTAAGCATCTGCTATATATCGTCGGCCAAAGCGGTCGTGAAGGTGTCGGAAACCCCGGATGACGGTGAAAAGCATGTCGACATCGAGCTCCGTGATGATCTGCTTGTGCTGGAGACATGCGCCGACTCGACGCAGACGCTCATTACCCTGGCCAATGCATTAacgccgcccacgccgcccagCAAGGAGAACAAGTATCGAACCTCGGTTGTCCCCGTGCAGGATCTGTTGGCTTCGATCTCGGCGGAGGCGTTCGGCAAGGCGGAAGGGGATTACGACTTTGACAAGGATTTCGAGCTTGCCCAAGAGCTaggcggcagcgacgagtACGATGCGGCGAGCGACAGCAGCCCGTTGCAAATCGATTCGCGCTACTACGGAGATGCCGGCGGCCCCTCGGAGCCGCTCTTTGACGCGGAGGGCTCAATCACGTCGAATGCCACAACCACTCAAGACACCCACGACGGAGTGTTGCTGACCAGCTTCAACGCGAGCGCATCTCACCATTCCGATGACGGCAGCGACCTAGTGATCCACGAGCACTTCTTCGACAAGGGACCCGAGACCGACGGTAGAGCCCAGGTCTGGAACTCGTCCAAGAACAGCTACGACAGAGCGCCGAAGGAGCTCGTCAGGAGGAGCCCGCTTCGGGTCTCGGTTCGCGACGTGCACGTCATCTGGAATCTTTTTGACGGCTACGACTGGGAGCGCACCCGGGACGTGATCTCGAAGGCCGTGCAGGACGTGGAGAACAAGGCGTATgagcgccgccggcgatcGGACCGCGCCGTgttcgaagacgacgccgaggaggatgagacTGTCATTGGCGACTTCCTGTTCAATTCGATCTACATTGGCATCTCAACCAAGCAGGATCCCCGAGAGCTTGCGCAAATGGTTAATCAAGAGTTGAACGACAATGCGACCGAGACCGAGTCTCTTGCGACCACGGCGTTCACCACGACAACGAGCCGAGCGGGCGGTTCCAGGCCCAAGAAGAGACTGAGACTGAATCGAAGCAAGCACCACAAAATCACGTTTGAGCTGCAGGGAGTCAACGTCGATCTGATTGCCTTCCCTCCTGAGTCTGGCGAGACGCAGAGTTCCATCGATGTTCGAATCCAGACCCTGGACGTCTTTGACCACGTcccgacgtcgacatggaAGAAGTTTGCCACGTACGACcaagacgccggcgagcgGGAGATGGGCACCAGCATGGTCCACCTGGAACTGCTCAACGTGAAGCCCCAGATGGACCTGGCGGCCTCCGAGATGGTGTTGAGAGTCACGGTGCTGCCTCTTCGACTTCACGTCGACCAGGATGCCCTCGACTTCATCACCCGATTCTTCGAGTTCAAGGACGACAGTGCTCCTGTTCATAGTTCTACCAGCGACGTGCCGTTCCTCCAGCGTGTCGAGGTCCACGACATCCCCGTCAAGCTGGACTTCAAGCCCAAACGGGTTGACTATGCAGGGCTGAAGTCGGGGCGGACCACGGAGTTTATGAACTTCATCATCCTAGACGAAGCGCGCATGACGTTGCGGCATACCATTATCTATGGCGTCTCGGGCTTTGACAGAATGGGCAAGATTCTCAACGACATCTGGATGCCGGACGTCAAGGGCACCCAGCTGG
- a CDS encoding Putative amine oxidase, FAD/NAD(P)-binding domain superfamily, which translates to MDAYSVSFTSPDHRSTSRIYQDLESCRVQSLFGTGRDKLLLRSLTMDSLLRRKQSESGPRPHVAIIGAGLAGLRCADILIQHGLLVTIIEGRERLGGRMFQETLPNGHTVDLGPNWIHGTDDNPINDLAKETGTATGHWDRRSYVFDEAGDLFDLSESEVYSTIMWGIVQDAFDHSNKSTADIHPDESLWDFFQYKVVEKIPDTEEDYAKKRQTVLQIAELWGAFSGSPIETQSLKFFWLEECIEGENVFCAGTYEKIFDRIAQPARHNADIKYDTRVVKVELKTPEREKPRVHTNTGETLEFDEVVMTAPLGWLKKNLQAFEPPLPDRIERGIQAIGYGCLEKVYISFPKAYWLEPDAEGRVVQGFCQWLAPNYTPDTNPNRWNQEIVDLASLGEYSHPTLLFYIYGDESKYITEEVAKLKTIPERNFFLYDFFKPYYSRLPHYDETSPDCKPTGCLSTDWMRDDLAGNGSYSNFPVGLTEGDKNIEAMREGVPEGGLWLAGEHTAPFVALGTATGAYWSGESVGLRVAEAYGRASSSKVPERKEE; encoded by the exons ATGGACGCTTACTCAGTATCTTTTACCAGCCCTGACCACCGGAGTACATCCCGCATCTACCAGGACCTCGAATCCTGTCGAGTTCAGAGCCTCTTTGGGACCGGCCGAGACAAGCTGCTGCTCAGATCGCTGACAATGGACTCACTTCTGCGG CGCAAACAATCCGAGTCAGGCCCCAGACCTCATGTGGCTATCATCGGCGCTGGCCTCGCCGGATTGCGTTGTGCCGATATCCTGATCCAACATGGCCTGCTGGTGACCATAATCGAAGGCCGGGAACGACTCGGAGGCCGCATGTTCCAGGAAACGCTGCCGAACGGACACACCGTCGACCTTGGACCCAACTGGATACATGGCACCGACGACAACCCCATCAACGACCTTGCCAAGGAGACAGGGACTGCTACTGGCCACTGGGACCGTCGGTCGTACGTATTCGATGAGGCGGGGGACTTATTCGATCTGAGCGAAAGCGAAGTCTACTCGACCATCATGTGGGGCATTGTCCAAGATGCGTTCGACCATTCGAATAAGAGCACGGCCGATATCCATCCCGATGAGAGTCTATGGGATTTTTTCCAGTATAAGGTGGTAGAGAAAATTCCCGATACCGAGGAGGACTACGCCAAAAAGAGGCAAACCGTTCTCCAGATTGCCGAACTTTGGGGTGCTTTTTCAGGAAGCCCAATCGAAACCCAAAGCCTAAAGTTCTTCTGGCTTGAGGAATGCATAGAGGGCG AAAACGTATTCTGCGCCGGCACCTACGAAAAGATATTTGATAGGATTGCGCAGCCTGCGAGGCACAATGCGGATATTAAATACGACACCCGGGTTGTCAAGGTTGAGTTGAAAACCCCGGAGCGCGAGAAGCCCAGGGTACACACCAACACGGGCGAGACACTTGAGtttgacgaggtcgtcatGACGGCACCGTTGGGCTGGCTGAAAAAGAACCTGCAAGCCTTTGAGCCGCCGTTGCCCGACAGGATCGAGCGCGGGATCCAGGCGATTGGCTACGGGTGCCTTGAAAAGGTTTACATCAGTTTCCCTAAGGCGTACTGGCTCGAGCCCGACGCGGAAGGGCGGGTAGTGCAAGGCTTTTGTCAATGGCTGGCCCCGAATTATACCCCAGATACGAACCCGAACAGATGGAACCAGGAAAttgtcgacctcgcctcGTTGGGCGAATACTCGCACCCGACGCTACTGTTCTACATTTACGGAGATGAGTCGAAATACATTACAGAGGAGGTGGCCAAGCTGAAGACGATCCCGGAGAGGAACTTCTTCCTTTACGACTTCTTCAAGCCCTACTACTCCCGGCTGCCGCACTATGACGAGACGTCGCCCGACTGTAAGCCCACGGGGTGTCTTTCGACAGATTGGATGCGAGACGATCTCGCGGGCAACGGTAGCTACAGCAACTTCCCCGTCGGACTGACGGAGGGCGACAAGAACATCGAAGCGATGCGGGAGGGCGTGCCGGAAGGCGGTCTATGGCTGGCCGGCGAGCACACGGCGCCGTTCGTGGCGCTAgggacggcgacgggggctTACTGGAGCGGTGAGAGTGTCGGTCTGAGGGTGGCCGAGGCTTACGGCagggcgagcagcagcaaggttcccgagaggaaggaggagtAG